A genome region from Streptomyces antimycoticus includes the following:
- a CDS encoding acyl carrier protein gives MKEIQAAIRSIIVNDLFCEIPESEIGVDDGLRNVLALDSLGFLELRVICEQQFDIEISEDDFTPENFTSIRSISDLVLRLRETQLETT, from the coding sequence ATGAAGGAAATTCAGGCTGCCATCAGGTCGATCATCGTGAACGACTTGTTCTGCGAGATCCCCGAATCCGAGATAGGAGTCGACGACGGATTGCGGAACGTACTGGCACTCGACTCACTCGGCTTCCTCGAGTTGCGTGTCATCTGCGAGCAGCAGTTCGACATCGAGATCTCCGAGGACGACTTCACTCCCGAGAACTTCACCAGCATCCGATCCATCTCCGACCTGGTTCTCCGCCTGCGTGAGACCCAGCTCGAAACGACCTGA